The following coding sequences are from one Methanosarcina sp. WWM596 window:
- the hacA gene encoding homoaconitase large subunit: MSEKIFSRAAGTEAKANDFVLADVDYAMAHDGTSVLAVNAFKEMELKKVWDPSRIVIPFDHIAPANTETSATLQKEIREWVKEQGIPNFYEVGEGICHQVLPENGFALPGKLIVGADSHSCTYGAFGAFATGVGATDMAEIFATGKLWFKVPESFRMTVEGNLPKGVYAKDLTLYLIGKTGIAGATYKAVEFYGQAISELTVAGRMTLCNMAIEMGAKTGIVPPDEKTFEFLKNRAVASYEPVYADPDAAYLEEFSYDAGDIEPQVACPHQVDNVKSVGEVEGTHIDQVFIGTCTNGRLEDLEVAASVLKGKKVAVRTIVIPASRTTLLAAIENGTMETLLTAGVTLATPGCGPCLGAHQGVLGEGEVCVSTANRNFKGRMGKDGLIYLASPATAAASALTGEITDPRTV, from the coding sequence ATCAGCGAGAAAATCTTTTCCCGGGCAGCGGGAACAGAGGCAAAGGCTAACGATTTTGTGCTGGCAGATGTGGATTACGCAATGGCTCATGACGGCACGTCGGTGCTTGCCGTGAACGCTTTTAAGGAAATGGAGCTAAAAAAAGTCTGGGACCCTTCAAGGATCGTAATTCCTTTTGATCATATCGCGCCTGCAAACACCGAGACTTCAGCCACCCTGCAGAAGGAGATCAGGGAATGGGTAAAGGAGCAGGGAATCCCTAACTTCTATGAGGTCGGGGAAGGGATCTGCCACCAGGTCCTTCCAGAAAACGGCTTTGCACTGCCTGGGAAATTGATTGTTGGGGCTGACTCGCATTCTTGCACGTACGGGGCTTTCGGGGCTTTTGCAACAGGGGTGGGAGCTACCGATATGGCTGAAATTTTTGCCACGGGAAAGCTCTGGTTTAAGGTCCCGGAAAGCTTCAGGATGACGGTTGAAGGGAACCTTCCGAAAGGGGTCTATGCAAAGGACCTGACTCTTTACCTAATCGGAAAGACCGGGATTGCTGGTGCGACCTACAAAGCAGTTGAGTTTTACGGGCAGGCTATCAGTGAACTTACGGTTGCCGGCAGGATGACGCTCTGCAATATGGCAATTGAGATGGGTGCAAAGACCGGGATTGTCCCTCCCGATGAAAAGACCTTCGAATTCCTTAAAAACAGGGCAGTTGCGTCTTATGAACCTGTCTATGCTGATCCTGATGCGGCTTATCTGGAAGAGTTTTCTTATGATGCCGGAGATATCGAACCTCAGGTAGCCTGCCCGCATCAGGTGGATAATGTAAAGTCTGTAGGAGAGGTTGAAGGCACTCACATAGACCAGGTCTTTATCGGGACGTGCACGAATGGGAGGCTTGAAGACCTCGAGGTAGCAGCATCAGTCCTGAAAGGAAAAAAGGTTGCCGTCAGGACAATTGTGATTCCTGCCTCCCGCACTACCCTCCTTGCAGCAATCGAAAATGGGACGATGGAAACACTGCTGACAGCCGGGGTGACCCTTGCAACTCCAGGTTGCGGGCCCTGTCTTGGCGCCCATCAGGGCGTTCTCGGGGAAGGAGAGGTCTGTGTTTCAACCGCAAACAGGAACTTCAAAGGCAGGATGGGAAAAGACGGCCTTATTTATCTTGCGTCCCCTGCAACCGCAGCAGCCTCGGCCCTGACAGGCGAAATCACCGATCCGAGGACAGTTTGA